Proteins found in one Melospiza georgiana isolate bMelGeo1 chromosome 1, bMelGeo1.pri, whole genome shotgun sequence genomic segment:
- the BAALC gene encoding brain and acute leukemia cytoplasmic protein isoform X1: MGCGGSRADAIEPRYYESWTRETESTWLTNTDSESPPQEGGSAEGPGREQGGPRPGLLEDGKLAHTGVPTASATAGTLNAEKRSNCGSQCANPMVHSMGTTAQRQNGFRTTESKWDTQKTSTQEVAINVTKGIRQSDRRKTKNCAN, translated from the exons ATGGGCTGCGGGGGCAGCCGGGCCGACGCCATCGAGCCCCGCTACTACGAGAGCTGGACGCGGGAGACCGAGTCCACCTGGCTGACCAACACGGACTCCGAGAGCCCGCCGCAGGAGGGCGGCAGCGCCGAGGGCCCCGGCCGGGAGCAGGGCGGCCCTCGCCCCG GTCTTCTGGAGGATGGCAAATTGGCTCACACAGGGGTACCTACAGCATCAGCCACAGCTGGAACGCTGAATGCTGAGAAGAGGAGCAACTGTGGCTCTCAGTGTGCAAACCCCATGGTCCACAGCATGGGAACTACAGCACAGAGACAGAATGGCTTCAGGACCACTGAG AGTAAATGGGACACACAGAAAACGTCCACACAAGAAGTCGCCATTAACGTTACAAAAGGCATCAGACAAAgtgacagaagaaaaacaaagaattgTGCcaattaa
- the BAALC gene encoding brain and acute leukemia cytoplasmic protein isoform X2: MGCGGSRADAIEPRYYESWTRETESTWLTNTDSESPPQEGGSAEGPGREQGGPRPGLLEDGKLAHTGVPTASATAGTLNAEKRSNCGSQCANPMVHSMGTTAQRQNGFRTTEIVPQHSMWQNSYTHPIRSFPILRVTSLNQGV; encoded by the exons ATGGGCTGCGGGGGCAGCCGGGCCGACGCCATCGAGCCCCGCTACTACGAGAGCTGGACGCGGGAGACCGAGTCCACCTGGCTGACCAACACGGACTCCGAGAGCCCGCCGCAGGAGGGCGGCAGCGCCGAGGGCCCCGGCCGGGAGCAGGGCGGCCCTCGCCCCG GTCTTCTGGAGGATGGCAAATTGGCTCACACAGGGGTACCTACAGCATCAGCCACAGCTGGAACGCTGAATGCTGAGAAGAGGAGCAACTGTGGCTCTCAGTGTGCAAACCCCATGGTCCACAGCATGGGAACTACAGCACAGAGACAGAATGGCTTCAGGACCACTGAG ataGTGCCTCAGCACAGCATGTGGCAGAACAGCTACACCCACCCCATCAGAAGCTTTCCCATCTTGAGAGTCACATCCTTAAACCAAGGGGTCTGA